A window from Flavobacterium sp. 83 encodes these proteins:
- a CDS encoding glycosyltransferase family A protein, producing MMSPIVSIIVPCYKQAHFLKESLQSVLDQTYSHWECIIVNDGSPDDTESITQKWCALDSRFKYLKKENGGLSSARNAGIAVSRGAYILPLDADDVLHPDYLEKLVPILCNDESLGIVSCYTKFFSIDITKTSFDLTPQGTHWGYLLYVNQLIATSLYRKECWNRVGGYDESMNKGFEDWDFWLNISKRDWNYKIIPEFLFYYRKSKQSMLTETIQKHAEEVKRYIFIKHKELYIKDFDNCMEVLFFELSVQKMGHDRFKNSFEYKIGKIITKPFRIILKLLGIQK from the coding sequence ATGATGAGTCCAATAGTTTCCATAATTGTTCCATGCTACAAGCAAGCGCATTTTTTGAAAGAGTCGCTGCAATCGGTCTTGGATCAAACGTATTCACATTGGGAATGTATTATTGTCAATGACGGAAGTCCAGACGATACGGAAAGTATCACTCAAAAATGGTGTGCTCTAGATAGCCGATTTAAGTATCTTAAAAAAGAAAATGGAGGACTCTCCTCAGCCCGTAATGCCGGAATTGCGGTCAGTAGAGGAGCATATATCTTACCCTTGGACGCAGATGATGTTTTGCACCCCGATTATTTAGAAAAATTGGTGCCTATTTTATGTAATGATGAATCTTTAGGAATTGTTTCTTGTTATACTAAGTTTTTTAGCATTGACATTACTAAAACTTCATTCGATTTGACACCTCAAGGAACGCATTGGGGGTATTTATTATATGTAAATCAATTAATAGCTACTTCCCTTTACAGGAAAGAGTGTTGGAATAGAGTAGGTGGCTATGATGAAAGTATGAACAAAGGTTTTGAGGACTGGGATTTTTGGCTCAATATATCTAAAAGAGATTGGAATTATAAAATTATTCCGGAATTCTTGTTTTATTACAGGAAATCCAAACAATCGATGCTAACTGAAACTATCCAAAAGCACGCTGAAGAAGTCAAGCGATATATTTTTATTAAACACAAAGAACTTTATATAAAAGATTTCGATAATTGTATGGAAGTACTGTTTTTTGAGTTGAGTGTACAAAAGATGGGGCACGACAGATTTAAAAATTCCTTTGAGTATAAAATTGGTAAAATAATCACAAAGCCTTTTAGAATTATTTTAAAACTATTAGGAATCCAAAAGTAG
- a CDS encoding glycosyltransferase family 2 protein: MSKSFASNTTAIIPCYNDGQYLMEALQSLYDQTLLPEKIIIVDDGSNAATKKILNAINHPLVQIIYQENKGVSAARNRAIALAQTGYILNLDADDYYEPTFLEKAVAVFHQDQEVVAVSSYCRIFRARTTIEIIEPQGGRLKNFIVMNQSRASAMFTKKAWLTVGGFDEKMQAGYEDWEFWIAILKLGGTIHVIQEVLSHYRIKKVSRDQNALKKHDFELRNYIFLKHKEVYQEHLDFYIGELLRQNSLLRNSVHKTKNSVDYTIGKFIIKPLRAIKKIFKT; this comes from the coding sequence ATGTCTAAATCATTTGCAAGCAATACAACTGCAATTATTCCCTGTTATAATGACGGGCAATACCTCATGGAAGCGTTGCAATCCCTTTACGATCAAACACTATTACCAGAAAAAATTATTATTGTAGATGATGGTTCTAATGCAGCAACCAAAAAAATATTAAACGCAATTAATCATCCCTTAGTTCAGATTATTTATCAGGAAAACAAAGGAGTTAGTGCTGCTCGAAATCGTGCCATTGCTCTGGCGCAAACGGGCTATATTCTCAATCTGGATGCGGATGATTATTATGAGCCTACTTTTCTAGAAAAAGCGGTTGCTGTATTTCATCAAGATCAAGAGGTCGTTGCTGTGAGTAGTTATTGTCGCATTTTTAGAGCGCGAACAACTATTGAAATAATAGAGCCTCAAGGAGGAAGATTAAAAAACTTTATAGTAATGAATCAATCAAGAGCGAGTGCCATGTTCACAAAAAAAGCTTGGCTAACTGTGGGAGGATTTGATGAAAAAATGCAGGCCGGCTATGAAGATTGGGAATTTTGGATTGCAATTTTAAAGCTGGGAGGAACTATACATGTGATACAAGAAGTCTTATCACATTACAGAATAAAAAAAGTCTCTAGGGATCAAAACGCATTAAAAAAACATGATTTTGAATTAAGAAATTACATTTTTCTAAAACACAAAGAGGTGTATCAAGAGCATTTGGATTTTTACATTGGGGAATTGTTACGTCAAAATTCACTTTTGAGAAATAGTGTGCACAAGACTAAGAATTCAGTAGATTATACAATCGGGAAATTTATTATAAAACCTTTGCGAGCTATAAAAAAAATATTTAAAACATGA
- a CDS encoding glycosyltransferase family 2 protein yields the protein MTDPLLTIVIPTYNRDVWLENSLKIINEEIQDLNWIIEIIVSNNASVDNTELVVEKYKKLFPLVYNCNSQNIGAIRNISKCLELASGRYVWVLGDDDFLIKDFLKKMIFIIKDNKIIPFFFIDMVVWNPIREYGYGDCIEYRDSIDDKFFNINKIDFVAHSELKEIATFEKGYFNAISNFILLKEDYLKAFKIGVDAGEEFTSIESTFPHSYYMAKYLMNKPCIAITTHGLICSNKVSWKKYYEITWLKWYPELIILMVKNGADKSDALNGRKILIKNKYGSMIPKLFNGGVSNYEYFSWNKFVKDNFYIKEFWVVIYRILKKTFKESLQ from the coding sequence ATGACGGATCCATTATTAACAATAGTAATACCCACTTATAATAGGGATGTTTGGCTAGAAAATTCACTTAAAATTATTAATGAAGAAATACAAGATTTAAACTGGATTATTGAAATAATCGTATCTAATAACGCATCAGTTGACAATACAGAATTAGTTGTTGAAAAATATAAAAAATTATTTCCTTTAGTATATAATTGTAATTCTCAAAATATTGGTGCGATAAGGAATATTAGTAAATGTTTGGAGTTAGCATCAGGTCGATATGTTTGGGTATTAGGAGATGACGACTTTTTGATTAAAGATTTTTTAAAAAAAATGATTTTTATAATAAAAGACAACAAAATCATACCTTTTTTTTTTATTGATATGGTAGTATGGAATCCTATTAGGGAGTATGGATATGGTGATTGTATTGAATATCGGGATTCAATAGATGATAAATTTTTTAATATAAATAAGATTGATTTTGTTGCTCATTCCGAGCTTAAAGAAATAGCTACATTTGAGAAAGGATATTTTAATGCAATATCTAATTTTATTCTTTTAAAAGAAGATTATTTGAAAGCTTTCAAAATTGGGGTTGATGCAGGGGAAGAGTTTACTTCTATAGAATCGACATTTCCTCATTCGTATTATATGGCTAAATATCTTATGAATAAACCATGTATTGCTATTACCACTCATGGTTTAATTTGTTCTAATAAAGTTTCTTGGAAAAAATATTATGAAATTACATGGCTTAAATGGTATCCAGAATTAATAATTTTAATGGTTAAAAATGGAGCTGATAAGAGCGACGCATTAAACGGTAGAAAAATTCTTATAAAGAATAAGTATGGTAGTATGATACCAAAGTTATTCAATGGAGGTGTCTCAAATTATGAATATTTCTCATGGAATAAATTTGTAAAAGATAATTTTTATATAAAAGAGTTTTGGGTTGTAATTTATCGTATTTTAAAAAAAACTTTTAAAGAATCTCTACAATAA
- a CDS encoding acyltransferase produces the protein MTKNNNFDFLRFLFALLVVVSHSYPLSGDNESSQWIYKITNGQLVLAQIGLSGFFIISGYFIFQSLERSNSILDYLKKRFLRLFPALAVVLILSIILIPFVYKGEVSFFKNIEVYTYLPYNLSLYGFQSSIKGVFDTNAYHSINGSLWTIRYEFTLYLVLALLFFLKTQKQLVRSILLASFAIFIMLYIFCLNRFGGSSLFGLKGIHILNLGTFFIGGSLLASLQFEKVKHKSIIFGISVLILLLSLYFNCYDFVKHIIFPIVIIALGFIPIPCIRTFGRFGDMSYRIYIYSFPIQQTLMYYFKMDTYSLLIYSVLLSIGFGYVSWHLIEKRALKIKRKFILNKNDKEKLGWDKIVNA, from the coding sequence ATGACTAAAAATAATAATTTTGATTTCCTAAGGTTTTTGTTTGCACTTTTGGTAGTTGTTTCCCATTCTTATCCGTTGTCAGGAGATAATGAGAGTTCTCAATGGATCTACAAAATTACTAATGGACAACTCGTTTTAGCTCAAATAGGATTAAGTGGTTTTTTTATAATTAGTGGTTATTTTATTTTTCAAAGTTTAGAGCGAAGCAACAGCATTTTAGATTATTTAAAAAAACGTTTTTTGAGGCTTTTTCCCGCTTTAGCGGTAGTTTTGATACTTTCAATTATTTTGATTCCTTTTGTTTATAAAGGAGAAGTGTCTTTTTTTAAAAACATTGAAGTTTACACCTATTTACCATACAATCTTAGTTTGTATGGCTTTCAATCTAGTATAAAAGGGGTGTTTGATACGAATGCCTACCATTCCATTAATGGCTCTCTTTGGACTATTAGATATGAGTTTACATTATACCTAGTATTAGCATTGCTTTTCTTTTTAAAAACACAAAAACAGTTAGTACGTAGTATACTTTTAGCTAGTTTTGCTATTTTTATTATGCTTTATATTTTTTGCCTTAATAGATTTGGAGGTTCTTCTTTGTTTGGATTAAAAGGAATACATATACTTAATTTAGGGACTTTTTTTATTGGAGGTAGTTTGTTGGCATCACTTCAATTTGAAAAGGTAAAACATAAAAGTATTATTTTTGGCATATCGGTTTTGATTTTGTTACTGTCTCTTTATTTTAATTGTTATGATTTCGTTAAGCATATCATTTTTCCTATTGTTATTATAGCATTAGGTTTTATACCCATACCTTGTATACGTACTTTTGGAAGATTTGGAGATATGTCTTATAGAATTTATATCTATAGTTTCCCTATTCAACAAACGTTGATGTACTATTTTAAAATGGATACGTATAGTTTACTTATTTATTCTGTTCTTCTTTCTATAGGTTTTGGTTATGTTTCTTGGCATTTAATAGAAAAAAGAGCATTGAAAATTAAAAGAAAGTTTATTTTAAATAAAAATGATAAAGAAAAATTGGGCTGGGATAAAATTGTAAATGCTTAA
- a CDS encoding glycosyltransferase family 2 protein: MISVVIRNKNQSVALSFLLKNLTERYAGDIAEIIVVDNLSTDSSEEVAEHFGARFVTIKKFSFGGSANVCAREAQFPIVVIFSAHSYPVSHDFFKLIQAKFDGNPTLAGLRCLHSTNDYKNFINKIPATVDPNKSGLIFSGSAFRRTVWEKHPFREDVATFEDKEWTVRVLKEGYVIDFVESIFSYEIKRSPQQLFFRFKNDVVGNYQLWHQDISLLQAIKGFLSGIFYLIKSFVLDLWYIFLRFLYLVKFIYNKPDKF, translated from the coding sequence ATGATTTCGGTTGTTATTAGAAATAAAAATCAATCCGTTGCCCTTTCGTTTTTGTTGAAAAATTTGACAGAACGATATGCTGGTGACATTGCGGAAATTATTGTTGTAGATAATCTGTCAACAGATTCCAGTGAGGAAGTTGCAGAACATTTTGGAGCGCGGTTTGTTACCATTAAAAAATTTAGTTTTGGCGGAAGCGCTAATGTATGCGCGAGAGAAGCTCAATTTCCTATAGTGGTTATTTTTAGTGCGCATTCGTATCCTGTGAGTCATGACTTTTTTAAGTTAATACAAGCTAAATTTGATGGTAATCCTACTTTAGCCGGATTGCGCTGTTTGCATAGTACTAATGATTATAAAAATTTTATCAATAAAATTCCCGCTACAGTTGATCCTAATAAATCGGGATTAATTTTTTCTGGTTCCGCTTTCAGGAGAACAGTTTGGGAAAAACATCCTTTTAGAGAAGATGTGGCAACGTTTGAAGATAAAGAATGGACCGTCAGAGTATTAAAAGAAGGATATGTAATTGATTTTGTGGAGTCGATATTCAGTTATGAAATCAAAAGAAGTCCACAGCAACTTTTTTTTAGATTTAAAAATGATGTGGTGGGTAATTATCAATTGTGGCATCAAGATATAAGTTTATTGCAGGCTATTAAGGGATTCTTGTCTGGTATTTTTTATTTGATAAAATCTTTTGTCTTAGACTTGTGGTATATTTTTTTGCGGTTTTTATATCTGGTTAAATTTATTTATAATAAGCCGGATAAATTCTAG